A genomic region of Methanothermobacter thermautotrophicus str. Delta H contains the following coding sequences:
- the cas2 gene encoding CRISPR-associated endonuclease Cas2, translating to MYLLIVYDVGVERVNRVKSYLRTELHWVQNSVFEGEVTESQFRRIETNLERIIDRERDSVIIYSFRSERAMNRNVLGLEKSPLDVIL from the coding sequence GTGTACCTTCTAATTGTATACGATGTGGGGGTTGAGAGGGTTAACCGGGTGAAGTCATATCTAAGGACAGAACTTCACTGGGTCCAGAATTCCGTATTTGAGGGAGAAGTAACTGAAAGCCAGTTTAGGCGCATAGAAACAAACCTTGAGAGAATTATCGATCGTGAACGGGACTCTGTTATCATATACTCCTTCAGGTCTGAGAGGGCCATGAACCGCAATGTTCTTGGCCTGGAGAAATCACCACTTGATGTTATTCTCTGA
- the cas4 gene encoding CRISPR-associated protein Cas4, producing MAVFLIIGEDNLRVRGLQINYYFICKTKLWFFSHHISMERESELVKLGKLLHEESYTREKKELIIDDLIAADFVKRKGYLEVHEVKKGMTMEEAHRFQLLYYLFYLKNEKGIEKIRGFIDYPALKKRTEVSLSAEDEEELRRVIHEIDRIIMGPPPAPQRKPICRSCAYFELCWA from the coding sequence ATGGCGGTTTTCTTGATAATCGGAGAGGATAACCTCAGAGTCAGGGGATTGCAGATAAACTATTACTTCATCTGCAAAACCAAGCTATGGTTCTTCTCCCACCATATTAGTATGGAACGGGAGTCTGAACTCGTTAAACTGGGGAAACTGTTACATGAGGAATCATATACACGTGAGAAAAAGGAATTGATAATTGATGATCTTATAGCCGCTGATTTTGTTAAAAGAAAAGGTTACCTGGAGGTCCATGAGGTTAAAAAGGGCATGACCATGGAGGAGGCCCACAGGTTCCAGCTTCTATATTATCTATTCTACCTAAAAAATGAAAAGGGAATAGAAAAGATCAGGGGATTCATTGACTACCCAGCTCTTAAAAAGAGAACCGAGGTTTCACTTAGTGCTGAAGATGAAGAGGAACTTCGTAGAGTGATCCATGAAATTGATAGGATAATAATGGGACCTCCACCAGCCCCCCAGAGAAAACCCATCTGCAGAAGCTGCGCTTACTTTGAACTCTGCTGGGCTTGA
- a CDS encoding class I SAM-dependent methyltransferase, giving the protein MKSVVFIGRGLAEYIDMFSLDPMELEGSRILDCAAGVSSFRSEMDEMGFSVTAVDPLYSRTPDEIKKLACESFRSHTMNHRDFLRDFRVDGIPVEDYRRMVFRRFLDDYKRNPSEYIAGELPFLPFDDGEFDLVVSANFLFLYEDLLDYSFHVESVREMLRIGKEVRIFPVYNIHRRKRSLHLKPLMDEFNDYDIEVRKVKYHEEAGCNEMLIIK; this is encoded by the coding sequence ATGAAGTCCGTGGTTTTCATTGGTAGGGGCCTCGCTGAATACATCGATATGTTCAGCCTGGATCCCATGGAACTGGAGGGCAGCAGGATACTTGACTGTGCTGCAGGTGTGAGCTCATTCCGGAGCGAAATGGATGAGATGGGATTCAGTGTAACAGCCGTGGACCCCCTCTACAGCAGGACCCCCGATGAAATTAAAAAACTGGCATGCGAAAGTTTCAGGAGCCACACCATGAACCATAGGGACTTTTTAAGGGATTTCAGGGTTGATGGGATCCCTGTTGAGGATTACCGGAGGATGGTTTTCAGAAGATTCCTGGATGACTATAAAAGGAACCCATCAGAGTACATAGCCGGTGAACTCCCCTTTCTCCCATTTGATGATGGGGAATTTGACCTGGTGGTCTCTGCAAATTTCCTTTTCCTGTATGAGGACCTGCTGGACTACAGTTTCCATGTTGAATCTGTGAGGGAGATGCTCAGGATCGGGAAAGAGGTTAGAATATTTCCTGTGTACAATATACACAGAAGAAAGCGTTCTTTACACCTTAAACCATTGATGGATGAATTTAATGATTATGACATTGAGGTCAGGAAGGTTAAGTACCATGAGGAGGCCGGCTGTAATGAAATGTTAATCATAAAATAA
- the csm5 gene encoding type III-A CRISPR-associated RAMP protein Csm5, whose amino-acid sequence MQCTLEVITPVHIGNGTTYGPQEFYTGKAKSGDKLVPIFGRVDVSKLYSELDDDARDELVDHISTQDFQLDSMKKFKKAARRAVRYRGFLKTESSNIKDVHEHIKTSDEIYIPGSSIKGSIRTALLYKNLRDSDLERISEEVSRGHRGDPNKIINSFFSSDPRDTAKKSIMRFLEVTDTNTSKAPALHMVRVLTVSGGSYSYKKFPLYLEFIPRKKLEFEMNFTYNDVYDRIGLRNKRELVDPETIRESLYTFSRDYIEHELDFASRYGVDFLERIYRKLEKKELP is encoded by the coding sequence TTGCAATGCACCCTTGAGGTTATAACACCGGTCCATATAGGCAACGGCACAACCTATGGGCCCCAGGAGTTTTACACCGGAAAGGCGAAGTCAGGGGATAAGCTTGTCCCAATTTTTGGGAGGGTCGACGTTTCGAAACTCTACAGTGAACTTGATGATGATGCAAGGGATGAACTTGTTGATCACATATCAACGCAAGATTTCCAGCTTGACAGTATGAAAAAATTTAAAAAAGCTGCAAGGAGGGCTGTGAGATACAGGGGCTTTCTTAAAACAGAAAGCTCAAACATAAAGGATGTTCATGAGCACATTAAAACCTCTGATGAGATATATATTCCGGGTTCATCAATCAAGGGATCTATAAGAACGGCTCTACTCTATAAAAACCTGAGGGATTCTGACCTTGAAAGAATTTCGGAGGAAGTCAGCAGGGGACATCGAGGGGATCCGAATAAAATCATAAACAGTTTCTTCTCATCTGACCCACGTGATACTGCAAAGAAAAGTATAATGAGGTTCCTGGAGGTTACAGACACAAACACCTCAAAGGCACCTGCACTTCACATGGTCAGGGTCCTCACGGTCTCAGGCGGATCATACAGCTATAAGAAGTTTCCGCTCTACCTTGAGTTCATACCACGAAAAAAACTGGAATTTGAGATGAACTTCACCTATAACGATGTATATGATAGGATCGGGTTGCGGAATAAAAGGGAACTTGTTGACCCTGAAACCATAAGGGAATCCCTTTACACCTTCAGCAGGGACTACATAGAACATGAGCTGGATTTCGCATCAAGGTATGGCGTGGATTTCCTTGAGAGGATATACAGAAAACTTGAAAAAAAGGAACTCCCCTGA
- the csm4 gene encoding type III-A CRISPR-associated RAMP protein Csm4, protein MLVYLKPESSLPPLSSDTIFGALIYSFSQLYPDEVDEVVDQFMEDPPFLISSSFPYIETDERLRFYPRIITEPGSYDPILFKKYKGVSYIPEGLFLEWASGEADEEHIVNSMEKNRVYGGLLIDGDKDIRFGEVEFEEPHNVVNRIERRTEGVFHLRRVFYENMGRFFLVKFRDASFRSRLESALRFLADRGLGPDVSTGKGTFSFEFDRNPLPEYTGERFVTLSRFIPAPSELESVTRDAWFELGSRRGRGPDGEIRKQVRFFREGSTFNDTGKEYYGTLVRSGRSAVEYGLAYKFMIGGG, encoded by the coding sequence ATGCTCGTATACCTCAAACCCGAGTCCTCTCTCCCACCATTATCTTCAGACACCATCTTCGGTGCTCTCATCTACAGCTTCAGCCAGCTCTACCCCGATGAGGTGGATGAAGTTGTGGATCAATTCATGGAGGACCCTCCATTCCTCATCTCATCAAGTTTCCCCTACATAGAGACGGATGAAAGGCTTCGTTTCTACCCCAGGATAATCACCGAGCCAGGGAGCTATGATCCAATCCTCTTCAAGAAATACAAGGGCGTCTCATACATTCCCGAAGGTTTATTCCTTGAATGGGCATCCGGGGAAGCCGATGAGGAGCATATAGTTAATTCAATGGAGAAAAACAGGGTATATGGAGGCCTCCTCATCGATGGCGATAAAGATATTAGATTTGGTGAAGTGGAATTTGAGGAGCCACACAACGTTGTAAACAGGATCGAAAGAAGAACAGAGGGAGTATTCCATCTCAGGAGAGTTTTCTATGAGAACATGGGAAGGTTCTTCCTTGTGAAGTTCAGGGATGCTTCATTCAGATCCCGGCTGGAATCAGCCCTCCGATTTCTGGCAGACAGGGGCCTTGGTCCAGACGTATCCACGGGTAAGGGGACATTCTCCTTCGAATTCGACAGGAACCCCCTCCCAGAATATACAGGTGAAAGGTTTGTAACCCTTTCAAGGTTCATACCGGCCCCCTCTGAACTTGAATCTGTGACCAGAGATGCATGGTTTGAATTAGGGTCCCGCAGGGGAAGGGGGCCCGATGGGGAGATAAGAAAACAGGTAAGGTTCTTCAGGGAGGGTTCAACCTTCAATGATACAGGAAAGGAATACTATGGAACCCTGGTGAGGTCCGGGAGATCTGCAGTGGAATATGGCCTTGCATATAAATTCATGATTGGTGGTGGTTAA
- the csm2 gene encoding type III-A CRISPR-associated protein Csm2, with protein sequence MSDLTFEDVKKEISALDKLSDLEAKKYADTGGYADVIARANNLKTTQLRKFFSAIRSMEKKADSWKSIEADFYLLKPQLANARGRDLIPEGFYEVMKKMMDKVDRGDDDEKIENFRVFVRFLESIVAYHKFYNPRS encoded by the coding sequence ATGAGTGATTTAACTTTTGAGGATGTTAAGAAGGAGATAAGTGCACTGGATAAGCTCAGCGATCTGGAGGCGAAGAAATACGCCGATACTGGTGGATATGCTGATGTTATAGCCAGGGCAAACAATTTGAAGACAACACAGCTCAGAAAATTTTTCAGTGCAATAAGGAGCATGGAGAAGAAGGCTGATTCCTGGAAAAGCATAGAGGCGGATTTCTATCTACTCAAACCCCAGCTTGCAAATGCAAGGGGAAGGGACCTCATACCCGAGGGGTTCTATGAGGTAATGAAGAAAATGATGGATAAGGTTGACAGGGGAGATGATGACGAAAAAATCGAAAATTTCAGGGTATTTGTACGCTTTCTTGAATCAATAGTGGCCTATCATAAGTTCTACAACCCAAGAAGCTAA
- the cas10 gene encoding type III-A CRISPR-associated protein Cas10/Csm1, which translates to MNLEDIQLAALLHDIGKFYQRTSSPHSDKYSGLTRSDFGESGAHGKWSASFVADHGLGEDIEDLVLYHHKPSNSMNPEYARIIRDADHHSASEREKSESKQEVKEHPLISVFSQVRLPEREKAEGEYYLPLRELIPTDLKGTKPDRIKRQVMAGWNLEREYRRLWKLFTSEVAELKNFDVSTLHHLLKKYTSLIPSAVYMSVPDISLFDHLKTTAALAGCLYLHRKEGNGGKPYLIVSGDLSGIQNFITSVKSPEEAQKGMSKRLRGRSLYISLLTDAVANRIISEAGLSQPNILFCGGGHFTIILPNTQEVKDILDRVSREVNQRFIGAFNAELYLALSYIEVNGDELKDFGAIMDKLAQRNLRNKRSKFRELLNEFFTFEEEAPSQTCAVCGLPSSSTICGSCRSHEELGARAANADYMIRVHGSMDSDFNEGGISYFFETEDSVVSRLDNLADFGGRIELLRLNSTDFLGIQDRIQNENVSFGFTLMGNTVPVEVDGGRKRALDFTEISSLSIGAGKLATLKMDVDNLGQIFSQGLENRSISRISTMSSFMDLFFLGYINQVASEFFFIREPCDGCRDKLMSIKSEIGTVYRPSSASSSEICDECRERSTPTIYITYSGGDDVLVFGPYDDIIEFAGRLRNEFREWTCENPSIEISAGIFMGGHKFPAGKAAEIAEKQLELSKNLGKGKISVFGETVQWDTDHFMGFNELLEFGMRLEKLQRNGKLSKNFVYSLLKLHESSFNEDIRDFDEWVESQELRLRIKDYVPYYVYKLRNISDREIRRELFNEGIRFIPWIRIPVSWVSLRTRNGDIHE; encoded by the coding sequence ATGAATCTTGAGGATATACAGCTAGCTGCACTCCTACATGACATAGGTAAATTTTATCAGAGAACATCTTCACCTCACAGTGATAAATATAGTGGCCTCACCAGGTCTGATTTTGGGGAATCAGGAGCCCATGGTAAATGGTCAGCAAGCTTTGTGGCTGACCATGGCCTCGGTGAGGATATAGAGGACCTTGTGCTCTACCATCACAAGCCTTCAAATTCCATGAATCCTGAATATGCCAGAATAATAAGGGACGCGGACCATCATTCAGCAAGTGAAAGGGAGAAGTCGGAATCAAAACAGGAGGTTAAAGAACACCCGTTGATATCAGTATTCTCCCAGGTCAGACTACCTGAAAGGGAAAAAGCAGAGGGTGAATACTATCTACCCCTCCGGGAACTCATACCAACGGATCTTAAAGGAACAAAACCAGATAGGATAAAAAGGCAGGTTATGGCTGGCTGGAACCTTGAGAGAGAATACCGGAGACTCTGGAAACTCTTCACCTCAGAGGTGGCTGAACTCAAAAACTTTGATGTCAGCACGCTCCACCACCTCCTCAAAAAGTACACATCCCTGATTCCATCAGCAGTCTATATGAGCGTTCCAGACATATCCCTCTTCGACCACCTCAAGACGACAGCAGCCCTGGCAGGATGTCTCTACCTTCACAGGAAAGAGGGGAATGGGGGTAAACCATACCTCATTGTATCAGGCGACCTATCAGGGATTCAGAACTTCATAACCAGTGTAAAATCTCCTGAGGAAGCACAGAAGGGTATGAGCAAACGTCTGAGGGGAAGATCCCTCTACATAAGCCTCCTCACAGATGCAGTTGCAAACAGGATAATATCTGAGGCAGGACTATCCCAGCCAAACATACTCTTCTGCGGAGGTGGACACTTCACAATCATACTTCCAAATACTCAGGAAGTGAAGGATATCCTTGATAGGGTTTCCAGGGAGGTTAACCAGAGATTCATAGGGGCCTTCAACGCGGAACTCTACCTTGCACTTTCCTACATCGAGGTAAACGGTGATGAACTTAAGGATTTCGGCGCCATCATGGATAAGCTTGCCCAGAGGAACCTCAGAAACAAGAGGTCGAAGTTCAGGGAACTCCTCAACGAGTTCTTCACATTTGAGGAGGAGGCTCCATCTCAAACATGTGCCGTCTGTGGTCTGCCCTCATCTTCAACCATCTGTGGCTCGTGCAGATCCCATGAAGAACTGGGGGCAAGGGCTGCCAATGCAGATTACATGATAAGGGTTCATGGATCCATGGATTCTGATTTCAATGAGGGGGGAATATCATACTTCTTTGAAACAGAAGATTCTGTTGTTTCAAGGCTCGATAATCTGGCAGATTTCGGCGGAAGGATAGAATTGCTGAGGCTGAACAGCACAGACTTCCTTGGAATTCAGGACAGGATTCAGAATGAAAATGTGTCCTTTGGATTTACCCTGATGGGAAACACTGTGCCTGTAGAGGTTGATGGTGGAAGGAAGAGAGCTCTTGACTTCACAGAGATATCATCCCTGAGCATTGGAGCAGGTAAACTGGCCACCCTGAAGATGGACGTTGATAACCTTGGACAGATATTCAGCCAGGGACTGGAGAACCGATCAATATCAAGGATCTCGACAATGAGCTCCTTCATGGACCTCTTTTTCCTTGGATACATAAACCAGGTCGCGTCCGAGTTCTTCTTCATAAGAGAGCCCTGCGATGGGTGTAGGGATAAACTTATGAGTATAAAAAGCGAAATTGGAACAGTATACCGCCCATCATCAGCGTCCAGCTCTGAAATCTGCGATGAATGCAGAGAAAGGTCAACTCCAACCATATACATAACCTACTCTGGAGGAGACGATGTCCTTGTGTTCGGCCCATACGATGATATAATTGAATTCGCTGGAAGACTCCGGAACGAATTCAGGGAATGGACGTGCGAAAACCCCTCAATTGAGATATCAGCAGGCATATTCATGGGCGGACATAAGTTTCCCGCCGGCAAAGCTGCTGAAATTGCAGAAAAGCAGCTTGAACTATCCAAGAACCTTGGTAAGGGAAAAATATCTGTATTTGGGGAGACGGTACAGTGGGATACAGACCATTTCATGGGATTCAATGAACTCCTTGAATTCGGCATGAGACTGGAGAAACTCCAAAGAAATGGAAAACTGTCCAAGAACTTCGTATATTCCCTTCTTAAACTCCATGAATCATCATTCAATGAAGATATCAGGGATTTCGATGAATGGGTCGAATCCCAGGAGCTGAGGCTCCGCATAAAGGACTACGTCCCCTACTATGTCTATAAACTGAGAAATATATCTGACAGGGAAATTAGAAGGGAGCTCTTTAATGAGGGGATCAGGTTCATCCCATGGATCAGAATACCGGTGTCATGGGTCAGCTTAAGAACAAGAAATGGTGATATCCATGAGTGA
- the csm3 gene encoding type III-A CRISPR-associated RAMP protein Csm3, which produces MRFQKNYIITGEILCRTGLHIGVSKDSIEIGGSDNPIIRDPVTRLPYIPGSSIKGKMRSLLELELDRVSNGGPCKCGKCEICRVFGSAADSSSSSGPTRTDSSSSSGPTRIIVRDAFPTDETVEEWKESSEVVEGAELKYENNLNRITSMANPRNQERVPRGSKFGFEIIVSEYDGDSDNLRIVLEGLRLLEDSYLGGSGTRGYGKIEFKNIKIRERPVEYYRGEAGESTMGDFESLADINTTAE; this is translated from the coding sequence ATGAGGTTCCAGAAAAATTATATTATAACAGGCGAAATCCTGTGCAGAACAGGACTCCACATAGGAGTATCCAAGGACTCCATTGAGATAGGGGGCTCAGATAACCCCATAATAAGGGATCCGGTGACGAGGCTACCCTACATCCCCGGATCATCAATCAAGGGTAAGATGAGATCCCTCCTTGAGCTTGAACTCGACCGTGTAAGCAATGGCGGGCCATGTAAATGCGGGAAATGTGAAATCTGCAGGGTATTTGGAAGCGCAGCAGATAGCAGTAGCAGTTCAGGGCCCACAAGAACAGATAGCAGTAGCAGTTCAGGGCCCACAAGAATAATAGTAAGAGACGCCTTCCCAACAGATGAAACGGTGGAGGAGTGGAAGGAGAGCAGTGAAGTGGTTGAAGGAGCTGAACTTAAGTACGAGAACAACCTGAACAGGATAACCTCAATGGCAAATCCAAGGAACCAGGAGAGGGTTCCAAGGGGATCAAAATTTGGATTTGAGATAATAGTGAGTGAATATGATGGTGACAGTGATAACCTCAGAATTGTACTTGAGGGACTCAGACTCCTTGAGGACAGCTACCTTGGTGGAAGCGGTACAAGGGGCTACGGTAAGATCGAATTCAAGAACATAAAAATCAGAGAGAGGCCCGTAGAATATTACCGTGGAGAAGCCGGCGAAAGCACTATGGGGGATTTCGAATCCCTTGCAGATATCAATACAACTGCAGAGTGA
- the cas1b gene encoding type I-B CRISPR-associated endonuclease Cas1b, with amino-acid sequence MTRKNYYITTDGLLKRNENTLYFINKDLKRPIPINKIYSIYSYGALTISSQALNLLSKEGIPIHFFNRYGFYSGSFYPRETLLSGDVIIKQAEHVIDHDKRIELARSFVRGAALNMRRVLSYYGIENGISDTLMDLDSSNSVTDVMNVEGRIRSDYYNAIDSILPEGFRIGKRTRRPPENMTNAMISFGNSLLYSTVITELYNTQLNPTISYLHEPFERRYSLALDLSEIFKPTLIDRMIISLIKKKAIKAEDFEHGMNHCLLNNSGKRKFLAEYDRRLGKTVKHRELGRKVSYRRLIRLEAYKLIKHLIGQKSYEPFVMWW; translated from the coding sequence ATGACAAGAAAAAACTACTATATAACAACAGATGGCTTGCTTAAAAGGAATGAAAACACGTTATACTTCATCAACAAGGATTTAAAGCGACCAATACCCATAAACAAAATTTATTCGATATACTCCTATGGCGCCCTGACAATATCGTCACAGGCCCTGAATCTTCTATCAAAGGAAGGCATACCCATCCACTTTTTCAACAGATATGGCTTCTACAGTGGCAGTTTCTACCCCCGCGAGACGCTTCTATCTGGAGATGTAATTATTAAACAGGCCGAACATGTCATTGACCATGATAAAAGAATTGAACTTGCAAGGTCATTTGTCAGGGGAGCCGCCCTTAACATGAGGAGGGTTCTGAGTTACTATGGCATCGAAAATGGGATTTCTGATACACTGATGGATCTGGACTCCTCAAATTCAGTAACCGATGTCATGAATGTCGAGGGAAGGATACGTTCAGATTACTACAATGCAATTGACAGTATCCTTCCTGAAGGATTCAGGATAGGTAAGAGGACACGCAGACCCCCTGAAAATATGACCAATGCCATGATAAGCTTTGGGAACTCACTCCTCTACTCAACAGTAATAACTGAACTTTACAATACACAGCTTAATCCAACCATCTCCTATTTACATGAACCCTTTGAAAGGAGATATTCACTCGCCCTGGACCTAAGTGAGATATTCAAACCAACCCTCATTGACAGGATGATAATTTCCCTTATCAAGAAAAAAGCGATTAAGGCTGAAGATTTTGAGCATGGAATGAATCATTGTCTCCTTAACAATTCTGGTAAAAGGAAATTTCTCGCAGAGTATGACAGACGTCTTGGGAAGACAGTTAAACACAGGGAACTGGGGAGAAAAGTTTCATACAGACGTCTAATAAGGCTGGAGGCATACAAGCTCATCAAACATTTAATCGGTCAGAAGAGTTATGAACCATTCGTGATGTGGTGGTAA
- a CDS encoding TIGR02710 family CRISPR-associated CARF protein: protein MDRVLFMTVGTGTGTSEDRIRSLAHGLFQSITNKRPDKIVFFGSEMSKKTVEYIKEEAEAQGKDLPEYKFIEILDIDGVKELFDKFEEQMKIYGDQEVIIDYTSGTKTMTSIAFVMGILYRKELSVITGFRDRNGTVQSGTESNIEQNTYQIYDKLNIRRFKELFNHGRFETALQILENDVVNHERKEAYIKLTRAYLHWDLFEHEEALDYLNSDEVNSLEELEDVIKRNKSILGEIISSRNGRRKYKYRPFLPDLLANSRRRASEGRYDDAAARLYRALELIAQILIEEEYGDETDSINPDKYAMSTRAALKLDGKKHLALKNAYRLLECEGHDVGRAFGKDNEILDLLRIRNHSILAHGFESVNGEQYERFYDKVLEYARMIDERIDSKIDNATFPRL from the coding sequence ATGGATAGAGTACTCTTCATGACGGTGGGAACTGGCACAGGAACATCAGAGGACCGCATCAGGAGTCTGGCCCATGGACTCTTCCAATCAATAACCAACAAAAGACCCGATAAAATAGTCTTCTTTGGGTCAGAGATGAGCAAAAAGACCGTTGAGTACATAAAGGAGGAGGCAGAGGCGCAGGGAAAGGATCTACCCGAATATAAATTCATTGAGATACTTGACATTGACGGCGTCAAAGAATTGTTCGACAAGTTTGAGGAGCAGATGAAGATATATGGCGACCAGGAGGTTATAATCGATTACACCTCAGGGACCAAGACAATGACCTCTATAGCCTTTGTTATGGGGATACTCTACAGAAAGGAGCTCTCAGTGATAACAGGGTTTCGTGACAGGAATGGGACAGTTCAGAGTGGAACAGAGTCTAATATAGAACAGAACACCTACCAGATATACGATAAACTGAATATAAGGCGATTCAAGGAACTATTCAACCATGGAAGGTTTGAAACAGCCCTCCAGATACTTGAAAATGATGTGGTGAACCATGAAAGAAAAGAGGCCTACATCAAACTCACAAGGGCGTACCTCCACTGGGACCTCTTTGAACATGAGGAGGCCCTCGATTATCTTAATAGCGATGAGGTCAACTCCCTTGAGGAACTTGAGGATGTTATAAAGAGAAACAAGAGCATACTGGGAGAGATAATCAGCTCAAGGAATGGAAGACGCAAATATAAATACCGGCCATTCCTTCCGGATCTTCTTGCCAATTCCAGGAGGAGAGCCTCTGAGGGCCGGTATGATGATGCAGCTGCGAGGCTTTACCGTGCACTTGAACTCATAGCCCAGATATTAATCGAGGAAGAGTACGGTGATGAAACAGACAGTATCAATCCAGATAAATATGCCATGAGTACCAGGGCAGCCCTCAAACTGGACGGTAAAAAACACCTCGCCCTCAAAAATGCATACAGGCTCCTTGAATGCGAAGGGCATGATGTGGGGAGGGCCTTCGGTAAGGATAATGAGATACTGGATCTCCTTAGGATCCGGAACCATTCAATACTGGCCCATGGATTTGAATCCGTTAACGGAGAGCAATACGAGAGGTTCTATGATAAGGTTCTTGAATATGCACGTATGATCGATGAGAGAATAGATTCAAAAATAGATAATGCAACCTTTCCCCGCTTATAA